A single Paraburkholderia sp. D15 DNA region contains:
- a CDS encoding TonB-dependent siderophore receptor produces MLNHTPLATALALAFAIPFATPAVAQTAVQSTAQSSADKNTAGKTADNATLPTIGVSAQAEQQDFQAEKSNVGAKTPTALRDIPQTVTVINKDLLSSQGATSFQDALRNAPGVTIGGAEGGQIGNNINLRGFTAQNDIYLDGFRDRNQYYRDTFDLEELEVLYGPSSMLFGRGSTGGVINQVSKKANLKDSAEISEMVGTDDRYRSTVDVNHKLTDTAAIRLNAFGQSLGSTRDVMKNKDYGIAPEVRFGIGTPTEVTLSALIQHNDDMPDYGVQALNGRPSPVPKNTFYGLTTDRTIQDVQTFTAAIKHKFSDSLTLTNQTQFSHSMTDARETAPQSVLTGPLASSTALVNGNFTTLSPSQLFIKLQSHDRVIENHSLYNDTMLEYKFNTGPVKHDLIAGVELGHDSYSNQAYTRNNLPVVSMLNPAYLSSPAGVTTTVGNYANSGSNEIAAYLNDTVSLNQHWKVIGGLRWDRFQAQINNTISLPGYASQTNFFTSVRAGVIYQPTDWQSYYVSYGTSFDPSLEALTVTNLTQNLAPESTKSYEVGGKWDLLGGNLSVNSAFFREEMTNARTQVSPTEYELDGDIRVDGFQAGVTGHITDKWQIFGGYTYMDAVVLKALDGTQGHTPANTPRNTLTLWTTYAITPHWEIGGGPTYMSPRYASNTNYVEVPGYTRWDATAAYHAKKYDVRLNLLNLTNKQYYDGLIQSDGGRSVPGIGRTLLATFDYRF; encoded by the coding sequence ATGCTCAATCACACGCCGCTTGCGACCGCGTTAGCGCTAGCTTTTGCCATTCCGTTCGCGACGCCGGCCGTCGCGCAGACCGCCGTGCAAAGCACCGCGCAGTCGTCGGCCGATAAGAACACGGCGGGCAAGACGGCCGACAACGCGACCCTGCCGACCATCGGCGTGTCGGCGCAAGCCGAGCAGCAAGACTTCCAGGCGGAAAAATCGAATGTCGGCGCGAAGACGCCCACGGCGCTGCGCGACATCCCGCAAACCGTCACGGTGATCAACAAGGATCTGTTGTCCTCGCAAGGCGCGACGTCGTTCCAGGACGCGCTGCGCAATGCGCCGGGCGTGACGATCGGCGGCGCCGAGGGCGGGCAGATCGGCAACAACATCAACCTGCGCGGCTTCACCGCGCAGAACGACATCTATCTGGACGGCTTCCGCGACCGCAACCAGTACTATCGCGACACCTTCGACCTCGAAGAACTCGAAGTGCTGTACGGCCCGTCGTCGATGCTGTTCGGCCGCGGCTCGACCGGCGGCGTGATCAACCAGGTCAGCAAGAAGGCGAACCTGAAGGACTCGGCGGAAATCAGCGAAATGGTCGGGACCGACGACCGTTACCGCAGCACCGTCGACGTGAACCATAAGCTCACCGACACCGCCGCGATCCGCCTGAACGCCTTCGGCCAAAGCCTCGGCTCGACGCGCGACGTGATGAAGAACAAGGACTACGGCATCGCGCCGGAAGTGCGTTTCGGTATCGGCACGCCGACCGAAGTAACGCTCTCCGCGCTGATCCAGCACAACGACGACATGCCCGACTACGGCGTGCAGGCGTTGAACGGCCGGCCCTCGCCGGTGCCGAAGAACACCTTCTACGGCCTGACCACCGACCGCACGATCCAGGACGTGCAGACCTTCACCGCGGCGATCAAGCACAAGTTCTCCGACTCGCTCACGCTGACCAACCAGACGCAGTTCTCGCACTCGATGACCGACGCGCGCGAAACCGCGCCGCAATCGGTGCTGACGGGGCCGCTCGCCAGCAGCACCGCGTTGGTCAACGGCAATTTCACGACCCTGTCGCCGTCGCAACTGTTCATCAAGCTGCAGAGCCACGACCGCGTGATCGAAAACCATTCGCTGTACAACGACACGATGCTCGAATACAAATTCAACACCGGTCCGGTCAAGCACGACCTGATCGCGGGTGTCGAGCTCGGTCACGACAGCTACTCGAATCAGGCATACACGCGCAACAACCTGCCGGTCGTGTCGATGCTGAACCCGGCGTATCTGTCGTCGCCGGCCGGGGTGACCACGACGGTCGGCAACTACGCGAATTCCGGCTCGAACGAAATCGCCGCGTACCTGAACGACACCGTGTCGCTCAACCAGCACTGGAAAGTGATCGGCGGTTTGCGCTGGGATCGTTTTCAGGCGCAGATCAACAACACGATCAGCTTGCCCGGCTACGCGAGCCAGACCAACTTCTTCACCAGCGTTCGTGCCGGCGTGATCTATCAGCCGACCGACTGGCAGTCGTATTACGTGTCGTACGGCACGTCGTTCGACCCGTCGCTCGAAGCATTGACTGTCACGAACCTGACGCAGAATCTCGCACCGGAGTCCACCAAGTCGTACGAAGTGGGCGGCAAGTGGGATCTGCTCGGCGGCAATCTGTCGGTGAATTCGGCGTTTTTCCGCGAGGAAATGACCAATGCGCGCACGCAGGTCTCGCCGACCGAATACGAACTCGACGGCGATATTCGCGTGGACGGTTTCCAGGCCGGGGTCACGGGTCACATCACGGACAAGTGGCAGATTTTCGGCGGCTATACGTACATGGATGCCGTCGTGCTGAAGGCGCTGGACGGCACGCAGGGTCACACGCCGGCCAACACGCCGCGCAATACGTTGACGCTGTGGACCACGTACGCGATCACGCCGCACTGGGAAATCGGCGGCGGCCCGACCTACATGTCGCCGCGCTACGCGTCGAACACGAACTATGTCGAAGTGCCGGGCTACACGCGCTGGGACGCGACCGCCGCGTACCACGCCAAGAAATACGACGTGCGTCTGAACCTGTTGAACCTGACCAACAAGCAGTACTACGACGGCCTGATCCAATCGGACGGCGGACGCTCGGTGCCGGGTATCGGCCGCACACTGCTGGCCACGTTCGACTACCGCTTCTGA
- a CDS encoding Fe2+-dependent dioxygenase has protein sequence MLLQIPKVLNAEQLRFVRERLDSAGDAWVDGRATAGYQGAPVKRNQQIAEHSPIARELGDVILAAVERHPLFISAVLPNQAYPPLFNRYESGMTFGSHVDGAVRVLPNGVKLRTDVSVTLFISEPGEYDGGELVIEDTYGVQQVKLPAGDMIVYPATSLHQVTPVTRGARLASFFWVQSLVRSDAQRALLFDMDTAIQRLNATHADDAARRSLVGCYHNLLRTWSET, from the coding sequence ATGTTGCTGCAGATTCCGAAGGTACTGAACGCCGAGCAGTTGCGCTTCGTGCGCGAGCGGCTCGACAGCGCCGGCGACGCCTGGGTCGACGGCCGTGCGACGGCCGGCTATCAGGGCGCGCCGGTCAAGCGCAATCAGCAGATCGCCGAGCATTCGCCGATTGCGCGTGAACTCGGCGACGTGATTCTGGCGGCGGTCGAACGGCATCCGCTGTTTATCAGCGCGGTGCTGCCGAATCAGGCCTACCCGCCGCTCTTCAATCGCTACGAGAGCGGCATGACCTTCGGCAGTCACGTCGACGGCGCGGTGCGGGTGTTGCCCAACGGCGTGAAACTGCGCACCGATGTGTCGGTGACGCTGTTCATCTCCGAGCCCGGCGAATACGACGGCGGCGAACTCGTGATAGAGGACACCTACGGCGTGCAGCAGGTCAAGCTGCCGGCCGGCGACATGATCGTCTATCCGGCCACCAGCCTGCATCAGGTGACGCCGGTGACGCGCGGCGCCCGGCTGGCGAGTTTCTTCTGGGTGCAAAGCCTGGTGCGCAGCGACGCCCAACGCGCGTTGCTGTTCGACATGGACACCGCGATTCAGCGTCTGAATGCCACCCACGCCGACGACGCCGCGCGCCGCAGCCTCGTCGGCTGTTATCACAATCTGTTGCGAACCTGGAGCGAAACGTGA
- a CDS encoding PepSY-associated TM helix domain-containing protein, translating into MSVPEAIDLQPVAEIDTASRAPQRLDGGELKARQQRSRRATFVKWLRKVHGWIGLWGAALGLLFGTTGFLLNHRGGPLRISTGEPQVSTMQVPLPQPAPETPRELGKWLKHELKLAGTPGRVQKEPAHPVAWGDRSVEQPEHWQLNFASPHENTSAEYWVGNGFVTVKRSDNTFLAMLTNLHKGVGLSVGWVLLIDTLAGSIILLSLTGVLLWTELNKRKTLGAVLVLGSIVAAVCVGLM; encoded by the coding sequence GTGAGCGTACCCGAGGCAATCGACCTTCAACCCGTGGCGGAAATCGATACCGCCAGCCGTGCGCCGCAGCGGCTCGACGGCGGCGAACTGAAGGCCCGTCAGCAGCGCTCGCGCCGCGCCACCTTCGTCAAATGGCTGCGCAAGGTGCACGGCTGGATCGGCTTGTGGGGCGCGGCGCTGGGGCTGCTGTTCGGTACGACCGGATTTCTGCTGAACCATCGCGGCGGTCCGTTGCGCATTTCCACCGGCGAGCCGCAAGTCTCGACGATGCAGGTGCCGCTGCCGCAACCCGCGCCGGAAACGCCGCGCGAGCTGGGCAAGTGGCTCAAGCACGAGCTGAAGCTTGCCGGTACGCCGGGACGCGTGCAGAAGGAACCCGCGCATCCGGTCGCGTGGGGCGATCGCAGCGTCGAGCAGCCGGAGCACTGGCAACTCAATTTCGCGTCGCCGCATGAAAACACGTCGGCGGAATACTGGGTCGGCAATGGTTTCGTGACGGTCAAGCGCAGCGACAACACGTTCCTCGCGATGCTGACGAACCTGCACAAGGGTGTAGGCCTGAGCGTCGGCTGGGTGCTGCTGATCGATACGCTGGCGGGCAGCATCATTCTGCTGTCGTTGACCGGCGTGCTGCTGTGGACCGAGCTGAACAAGCGCAAGACCCTCGGCGCGGTGCTGGTGCTCGGCTCGATCGTCGCGGCGGTGTGCGTCGGACTGATGTAA